The Nitrosomonas sp. genomic sequence GTTCCTGCGCTTTTACCCAAAAGTTGCTGATAAGGCGAGAGATCAGGAGCTATTCATGTTATTTTCAGAACTTGGCCTGTCTGCCGAAATTCTGCGTGCTATCGAAGACGCGGGTTATTCCACCCCCACCCCGATACAGATACAAGCCATTCCGGTCGTGCTGGAAGGTCGCGATATGCTCGCCGGCGCACAGACCGGTACCGGTAAAACAGCCGGCTTTACGTTGCCACTTTTACATCGATTATCGAATCGCACCACGCCGGGACCTTCGGCAGGCCGTCCGCCCATTCGGGCGTTGATCCTGACACCAACGCGCGAACTGGCCGCGCAGGTGGAGGAAAGTGTGCGTACTTATGGCAAATATCTGAAGTTGACTACCATGGCGATGTTTGGTGGAGTCAGCATCAATCCGCAGATAAAAGGGCTGAGGGGCCGTATTGATATTCTGGTAGCAACGCCGGGCCGTTTACTCGATCACGTCAGTCAGGGCACGATCGATTTATCTCAAATTGAGATTCTGGTGCTGGATGAGGCTGATCGCATGCTTGATATGGGATTTATCCGTGATATTCGCCGCGTCATCGCACTGTTGCCCAAGAAACGTCAGAATCTTCTCTTTTCGGCAACCTGTTCGGACGAAATCAAAACTCTGGCCGATGGTATTTTGAGCAACCCCGCTTATGTGGAAGTTTCCCGTCGCAATGCGACTGTTGAGGCCATTTCCCAGCGCGTGTACATCGTTGATCGCGACAAAAAACGCGATGTGCTGGTGCATCTCATCAAGGAGCAGGACTGGTCGCAGGTGCTGGTGTTCACCCGTACCAAGCACGGTGCGAATGCCCTGGCCGAAAAGCTGGTCAAGGCGGATATCTCCACTATGGCGATTCATGGCAACAAAAGCCAGACCGCGCGCACTCGCGCATTGGCAGAATTCAAGACGGGGCAGTTACGGGTGCTGGTGGCTACCGACATTGCCGCGCGAGGGTTGGATATTGACCAATTGCCGCATGTCGTGAACTATGAACTGCCCGATGTCGCCGAGTCTTATGTTCATCGCATTGGTCGCACCGGTCGCGCCGGCGCAGCCGGTAGCGCCATTTCGCTGGTATGTGTGGATGAATTCAAACTGCTGCGGGACATTGAGCGCCTCATCAAAAATGAGATCGAACAGCATACCCTTGCCGGGTTTGAACCTGACCGCAACGCCAAGCCACAACCAATACAGCTTCGCAGCCCCGGCGTGCGCGGTGGGCAACGGCAAAACCAGGGACAAGGTGATGGCGCGGCGGTTCGTGGTCGCAGCACGGCTGCTGTTACCCGCCCAGATCGTGCGCCCGCTTCCAGACAGGGACGCATTGCGCACCACGCCAATCAGTCTCTGTCGGAAAATCACGCACCACGCGGTGAAATCAATGGCAATACCTGGGAAACCACAACGCCTCGCCCAGCCGTTTCTCCTGGTCGCAGGCAAAATAGTGATCGATCCCGCACTGCCAGCAAACCATCGATTTCTCAATCTCATTCCGGAGCGCCACGAACTTACGGTGGCGGTCAGGGGCGCGGGCGGAGAGAAGGTTAAGAATCAGGAAAAACTACTTCGCGAAATTGTGGATTGGGCGACAACACTTCCAGTTTACGTAACTTTGTCAGTTCAATTTGCTGCGAACCGCCATCTGCCTCCAGCAACAGAAACTCCTTTTTGTCCGGGGTGGTGAGGATATCCCTGGCTTTGCCTTCGATGGTTGAGTCGTCTTTCAGCACTAATCTGATCTGGTAGCGGTACATGCAGACAACCTCGATATAGTCGTGCAGCTCGCAGGAAATCAGTTCATTCGTCATGTCAATTCTCTCCTTTTTCAAATTCGGTGAGCCGGATGACAATTGAGGCTCGCGTCCAGTGCGTGCAGGCGCTCCGGTGTGCCAATATCCATCCAGGTTCCAGAAAAATACGCGCCACTGACTTTGCCGCCATCCATGGCTTCGCGCAACAGCGGAGCAAGCTTTTGCGACTGGCAGGGTGCAATATCCTTAAACAGCAGGGGATGATAAACGCCGATGCCGCTGAAGGTCAATTTTGGCCAGCCCGTCTTGCCTGATTGTGACAATTGCCCAGATTGCGGATGCAGCCAGAAATCTCCTTCGCCGTGATGCACGGGATTGTCAACCAGTATCAGATGAGCAAGCAGGGAGTTGACGGTTGAATTCATCTGCTCGAGTACCGAATGCAGGCTTTTGAAATCAAACTGGCAGAAAATATCGGCATTGACAACGGCAAAAGGACGCTGACGTTTGTCATCCGTCAGCAACGGCAGCGCATTGGCAATGCCGCCCGCTGTTTCCAGCCCTTCCCGTTCAGCGGAATAACGAATGGCAACTCCGTAACGGCTGCCACTGCCCAATCTGGATTCGATCTTGCTGCCAAGATAGGCATGGTTAATGACCACATCGTCAAAACCCGCAATGGCAAGCTTTTCCAGATGATATTCGATCAGCATTTTTCCGCCTGCGCGCAGCAGCGGTTTAGGAAGATTATCCGTGAGTGGCCGCATGCGTGTGCCTTTTCCCGCAGCAAGCAACATGGCGGTAAACATGCGTTCAGACTGTCAAAATGTATAGCCAACCTGTGGCGTGGCCTGCTCGAACTCATTGAGCAGATTGAATAAGAGATGCAGCTCCCGGTAACGCTCGCAGGCTTTACGTAAATGGCGCATGACGTTTGGCATGTCCTGCAGGTAGACTTTTTTATGATCTCGATGACACAGGCGTGCAAAAATTCCCAATACTTTGAGATGTCGTTGTATACCCATCCACTCAAAATCCAGATAAAAAGTGGAAAAATCCTCTGCCACCGGCAAACCGGCCTTACGTGCCTTTTCCCAGTACAGGATTGTCCAGTCGAGGATCTGTTCTTCCTCCCACCAGATGTAGGCATCCTTGAGAAGGGACACCAGATCATAGGTAATCGGGCCGTAGACGGCATCCTGGAAGTCGAGCACGCCGGGATTGGGCGTGGATACCATCAGATTACGACTATGGTAATCGCGATGAACATAAACCTGTGGCTGGGCAAGATTATTGTCGAGAATCCGATCAAACGTAGCATTGAGCATATTTTTCTGTTCCGGGTTCAGACTGACACCCAGATGTCTTGCCAGATACCAGTCCGGAAAAAGCTGCAGTTCCTGCATCAGCAATGCACGGTCATAGGCTGGAAATATCGCCGGCGCGCTGGCTTGCTGCAGTCTGATCAATACATCGATGGCATTCTGATAAAGCACATTGGCCTTTTCCGGTGTGGCGGTCAGCGCCTGCAGGTAAGTGGTATCACCCAGATCGGCAAGCAAAATAAATCCCTGTTGTAGATCATAGGCAAATACACCAGGAACAGGCACGACCGCTCGGGAAAATACTTCTGCAGCATGGAGAAAAGGCGCGCAATTTTCCTGTGGCGGCGGAGCGTCCATGGCAATGAAGGTTTCACTATTCACCGTGACGCGGAAATAACGCCGGAAGCTGGCATCGGACGAAGCGGGGGTCAGCGTCAACGCTTGATCCGGGTATCGCGTTTGCAGCCATGCTCGCAAGTGTTGTAAACGATTCATAATAGAAGGCTGTCAAGAACTCAAAATGGGGCTAGCTGTGCATATGTGTCCGGCTAATGATTTGACCATTAACCCGGCATACTGAGGATCCGCTAAATGGCTAATGTAACATTTTACTCGTCAATATTTGATCTTCGTGTAGTGGTTCTCACGCCGCACACGAAAGTTGCAAAGACGGAGACTGGATAGTCATAGCGACATCCGGAAATAATCATGCTTGCACAAAAATCTTTTCTTAAATATAATGAGAATCGTTATCATTTGTAAAAAATTAAGGAAGACAATATGATTGAACACACTTTGAATTACAGCAGAAATCCAGAACACAGCGAGTCCCCTCTACTGGAGCAGCCGATTTCTTCCGTCAGATCAATCAGTAGCGAAAGTCTATTGGCAAATGGCAATGAAGTATTCATCCACCATCAGGGTGAACGTTATCATCTCAAGTTGACGCGCAACAACAAATTAATACTGACAAAGTAATCCGAAATGAATTCTGATCTGATTTACAGATTGCAATCGTTAGCAGACGTATCACGTTTTCAACCATTACCGGTAGTTTTACTCTCTCCTCTTCCGGTAATGCCTTTGTGGCAAGCCAGCCCCCTCCCCCCGGGGACAAGCCAGCCTTTTTTTAGATTAAGGTGGTATGCCCATGAAATCGATCAACGTAAACCTGGAGTCAGTGGTTGCAAACAGACTCTTGCAATGCATGAATGCTGTCAATGCTTACCGAACAACAGCAACGCTTAGCCGGACAGAATTACGCTCCAGTCAGGGATTTGAAAAAATTGGGCTTTTTTTTCATCTCATGGAGGAGATTGGCAAGAGCTGTCTACGCATTCTCTCCGGAATTGCGGGCAGATTACTGATAACCAGACCCAGAAAAACCAATTTTGTCTGGTGCGGCCAGAAAATATCCTGGATCAAAAACAACACGCGCCCCCAACAAAACCAAAGGGGATCAGCACTTTCATCCAGAACTGGGCAACGGAAGCTGGCAGGGCAATCCATTCTTTTTATAGGTGGGCGCGCTGCGCTGTACCCACAGTATCGATCGTTGATTGAAGCGGCAGGCGGTCATCTCATCCTTTTCCGTAAAAGTGAGCCGGACACCGTGAATAACCTGATGGCCTGGTTAAACTGCGTCAATCAGGTCATTTGTCCGGCGGACTGCGTTCGCCATGAAGATTTTCTCATCGCGAGAACTTATTGCCAGCGTACCGGCAAACCCTGCATCATGCTGCAGCGCTCTGATATGAAAACGTTCACCCGGGCGGTCGGTTTCTTGTGCACGGACAGATCACTCACAACCGATAATACCGATAAAGACCAGATTGCTGCCTGATATACCGGGGAACGAGAGGGCGCAGCGGGATTAATGATTGCCTATCGGCAGAAAATGTGAGATTTTATCTTGCCTTGGGGCGTAACTTCGATAATTGATGGAGAGATCCGATGTTGAACAAAAATGTATTGAATGAAATTGGCGATAAAATAAACGAGATACTGACGAATAGTCCCGCCAAGGACGTGGAAAGAAATATGCGTACTATGTTGTCCGGCATATTTGCCCGGCTGGATCTGGTGACGCGCGAAGAATTTGAAGTGCAACAGGAAGTAACCAAACGCGCACGCATCAAGATCGGTGAACTCGAAGACCGTGTCAACCATCTGGAAAGCCTGTTACGTCAACAATCCACACCAGCAGAAAAAGAAACTGCAAGTCAATTACCTGAATAGCTTCCTCTGGTACGCACCCATCCTTCATAACAGTCCGTTCAGGCGTTGCCGGTAAACCCGTTGCTCGATGTCACTCGCTGTTCTGTATAGCCGCGCGCTCTCCGGCATGGAAGCTTCGCTGGTAACCGTGGAGGTTCATCTGGCCAATGGGTTGCCAGCCTTTACGATCGTCGGGCTGGCAGAAGCAGAAGTCCGGGAAAGCAAAGACCGGGTACGCGCTGCACTGCAAAACAGCCGTTTCAAATTTCCGGCACAACGCATCACTGTCAATCTCGCTCCGGCTGATTTACCCAAGGAAAGCGGGCGATTCGATTTGCCGATTGCGCTCGGCATTCT encodes the following:
- a CDS encoding DEAD/DEAH box helicase, with amino-acid sequence MLFSELGLSAEILRAIEDAGYSTPTPIQIQAIPVVLEGRDMLAGAQTGTGKTAGFTLPLLHRLSNRTTPGPSAGRPPIRALILTPTRELAAQVEESVRTYGKYLKLTTMAMFGGVSINPQIKGLRGRIDILVATPGRLLDHVSQGTIDLSQIEILVLDEADRMLDMGFIRDIRRVIALLPKKRQNLLFSATCSDEIKTLADGILSNPAYVEVSRRNATVEAISQRVYIVDRDKKRDVLVHLIKEQDWSQVLVFTRTKHGANALAEKLVKADISTMAIHGNKSQTARTRALAEFKTGQLRVLVATDIAARGLDIDQLPHVVNYELPDVAESYVHRIGRTGRAGAAGSAISLVCVDEFKLLRDIERLIKNEIEQHTLAGFEPDRNAKPQPIQLRSPGVRGGQRQNQGQGDGAAVRGRSTAAVTRPDRAPASRQGRIAHHANQSLSENHAPRGEINGNTWETTTPRPAVSPGRRQNSDRSRTASKPSISQSHSGAPRTYGGGQGRGRREG
- a CDS encoding Rho-binding antiterminator, whose translation is MTNELISCELHDYIEVVCMYRYQIRLVLKDDSTIEGKARDILTTPDKKEFLLLEADGGSQQIELTKLRKLEVLSPNPQFREVVFPDS
- a CDS encoding nucleotidyltransferase family protein, with protein sequence MLLAAGKGTRMRPLTDNLPKPLLRAGGKMLIEYHLEKLAIAGFDDVVINHAYLGSKIESRLGSGSRYGVAIRYSAEREGLETAGGIANALPLLTDDKRQRPFAVVNADIFCQFDFKSLHSVLEQMNSTVNSLLAHLILVDNPVHHGEGDFWLHPQSGQLSQSGKTGWPKLTFSGIGVYHPLLFKDIAPCQSQKLAPLLREAMDGGKVSGAYFSGTWMDIGTPERLHALDASLNCHPAHRI
- a CDS encoding phosphotransferase, with the translated sequence MNRLQHLRAWLQTRYPDQALTLTPASSDASFRRYFRVTVNSETFIAMDAPPPQENCAPFLHAAEVFSRAVVPVPGVFAYDLQQGFILLADLGDTTYLQALTATPEKANVLYQNAIDVLIRLQQASAPAIFPAYDRALLMQELQLFPDWYLARHLGVSLNPEQKNMLNATFDRILDNNLAQPQVYVHRDYHSRNLMVSTPNPGVLDFQDAVYGPITYDLVSLLKDAYIWWEEEQILDWTILYWEKARKAGLPVAEDFSTFYLDFEWMGIQRHLKVLGIFARLCHRDHKKVYLQDMPNVMRHLRKACERYRELHLLFNLLNEFEQATPQVGYTF
- a CDS encoding accessory factor UbiK family protein, with amino-acid sequence MLNKNVLNEIGDKINEILTNSPAKDVERNMRTMLSGIFARLDLVTREEFEVQQEVTKRARIKIGELEDRVNHLESLLRQQSTPAEKETASQLPE
- a CDS encoding hemin uptake protein HemP → MIEHTLNYSRNPEHSESPLLEQPISSVRSISSESLLANGNEVFIHHQGERYHLKLTRNNKLILTK
- a CDS encoding DUF2325 domain-containing protein; translation: MKSINVNLESVVANRLLQCMNAVNAYRTTATLSRTELRSSQGFEKIGLFFHLMEEIGKSCLRILSGIAGRLLITRPRKTNFVWCGQKISWIKNNTRPQQNQRGSALSSRTGQRKLAGQSILFIGGRAALYPQYRSLIEAAGGHLILFRKSEPDTVNNLMAWLNCVNQVICPADCVRHEDFLIARTYCQRTGKPCIMLQRSDMKTFTRAVGFLCTDRSLTTDNTDKDQIAA